Genomic window (Arachis hypogaea cultivar Tifrunner chromosome 13, arahy.Tifrunner.gnm2.J5K5, whole genome shotgun sequence):
AAGTAACCATAAGCTTTCAAGCTATAGAACAAACACACAAATTGAACAGTACAAAGTACCCTTTTCATGTAAGGAGAATTTGCACATCACTGAATATGAAGATAAGTAATTTATAGAAAAACTAAAGGGATAAAACAAAACACATTATTGTAATGTAATGTATCGTAGAACAAAGGGATAAAAATGAAGGTAAAAGACATCACAGTCATTGTATCAAACATGTGGTGATCATTACCCCAAGTGGTGCCAATACAGAAGGCCTTCTCCTTCTGCACTTCCAAACACTCctgccaaataaataaataaacagggAGTTTAAAAACGAATTAGAATTAGTATTCATAATTTCATCTGAATCAGAAGTGAAAGCGTGAAGAAGCTGAGATGTTCACCTTGTCGAGATCCTCACGAGAACGAGAGGTTCTCGTAGTTCTTGTACTGCTTCAGTCGAGTCTCGCGGTACTTCTGTAGCTGTGGTTAAGCTTCACCCATGGAATCCATTATATATCCTTCCCATGGAGCTTCAGCACAGCCACACGCAGGAGGAGACAGAGACCGGCGACGCAGGAGGAAAAACATAGCGTTACGGGTTTCAGCCATGGAGGAAGGAGCGACGTTTGAAGGCTTACGAGAGAGTGAGCACGACAGAGGCTTTGAGACGGAGGGAGCGTCGATGGAGGGAGCGGCGAAGCAGGGGTTGGAAGCGCGACAAAGTTCTGGAATTAGGGTTGGAGGCGCGACGAAGCTCTGGGGTTAGGGTTGGATGCGGCGGCGGAGGGAGCCCGTGCGACGCAAGGTACGACGGAGAGAGATCTGTGACGTCAGCGGCGGACGAAGCTGGTGTGATGGAGAGAATAAGCAACTCGGTGACGGAGAGAGGAACAAGCTCGTTTGATATGGGTAGAGTGTAAATGGATCGAGTGGATAGAAATAAGATTAGGGTTATCTCAATATTTATCCACggaaaatttaaattacagacggattttccgtctgtaaccatttttcacggaaaaaaaattaatttttttgatggAATTATcgacgaatttttttttttgtctgtaatttatgttaattcatttttttggttttctaacaAAAAATCTTTCTAAAATTCTTTCTGTATTTCTGTGggataaaatttatcaaaaatatctgtctgtaataactagttttctagtagtgtaaGGTTTCTTTTACAAAGGTCAACTTCTTGGTCTTTTAACCAGCTAAAAGTCTCTTTTACCTTTTTTTATTCAAACCATAAAATtaggaatttgaaatttgaatattggCTTGATCGAAGAAGGAAGAGCAGCACAAACTTACTTGCTTACTGATGATCCCAAATTTAAACTTTTAGATTTGTGCTTTGGCTCCAAATAACAACATCAATCATTGATTTATAGCAAAAAAATTTTGTCACcactttcattaatttttttcaaaataatggtgtataaaaaggaaaaaatatgaagtaattgactttcatattaaaaaaaattaattaccttTAACTTCTCTAAATTCTGCTGAATTTGCTTTTAATGCACTTGATTTaacattaactttttttattagttttttctttcttctactttgatatttgaattaaaaaGTGAGCTCTTTCATGTCTGACCAATACCCGAAATGAACAAACGTTGGGACTTAACTCAACTAAGGGTTGTTTTACTTTTGCTTGGGCTGAGTTGgtataaatcatttttcattcagtAGCCTTGAATGCATTTGGTTTCATATGTTTGGACTGCAAAAATAATTTGAACCTAAACACTAAATCAACAATATTAAACCCACTTAAGGTTTTAAGTTATTAACCCAAATTAATatatttgtcatcattaatttgttatttatttttctaaactcAACATAAACCTATACTTTAAgttctacaaaataaaaaatttttaaaaattaataatatcaactatttaaaaaattagttttcaatatttttattaaaaaataaattttagaataatcTATAACTtatgtctaattttttatttaacttattttttattataaattttaaatatttaataattttttatttttatatttttaaaattaaatattaatttttaactttttttaataagtTAAACAAATACTCTTAGACACTATAGCAATCTATACAGGCACGGATTGAGTAACAAGCATGAGGGGCACTTACTTCTATACAGGCACGGATCGAGTAACAAGCATGAGGGGCACTTACTccattgtgttttttattttttttaaaaaaaatagttatatataatgtgtttctattttaaattttaaatgactctattacaaataaattaaattcaatggtCAAAGTTTTAAGTtcacttttttttctattattttgactattatttaacctaattaaatttagtttttgtGTCATcacttttttattctctttaatatttttcttatctttatattttcAACCTTCTTTTTTTATTCCTTATCTAGTGATcatctttttttatcaaaagataaattttaaattctttatgtttttttatatagCTCTCTATGACTTTATGTATCTTccaatttcattgtttctctttttaaaattttcaattacaaattttaattcaaatagttatagtttttaggtattaatctaatgttttattttcttcatgactttatatattttattttattttcaatttattcatccttattatttgttttatatcttttgttctattatatgtacctatattacatataaaattttaaaatgaattgattaatttactaatttaaaatatattttttatttttaaaaataataataaaaaatatttcaatattacaatacataattaaacatgcataaaatcttttatctaatattatatcaaaattaaattaaaaatatataacaaatttgattattttaaaaggaaattaaaaaaattataaattatatttctactattttatataaacatactatacaaatttaatttttctagtgtttatatataattttagtttcaaattataaatactagtgtaTCATTAATCGCTAATATGCTAattaattcagatttttattattaaatatgtataaaaaattagttagataacaaattttctataatttaataaaaatattttaaatttaaatttttaaaataaaaaatatattttttataaattatatataataaataatattttaaaaataaaaatattcactaactttttaaatttttatatctctatataattaataatattcaacaaattttattttaatgtatatatttttaactccacctttaaaattttttgtcacTGATTAGTGATTCCATAAGCATTAAGCATACGTATAAGGCTAGAAGTGTACGTGCGTTTCTGGAAATTTCCACGGAGATCGAGATACACTTCACTGACACCTACGAACTATAAACAGTTAAAACGAAAGTGTTCATTCATACACACTTATTTCCTTGCCAATACCATTATATCATTTGTTCAATCAACTGACACAACAGAAAAAACAGCAAAagtgaagagaaagagagagatgggTGTGGATTATTACAAGATCTTGCAGGTTGATAAGAATGCAAAGGATGAAGACTTGAAGAAGGCTTATAGGAAACTTGCCATGAAGTGGCACCCTGATAAGAACCCCAACAACAAAAAAGATGCTGAAGCTAAGTTCAAGCAGATTTCTGAAGCCTACGAGGTATCTTTCTTCTTATGGCAATTGCAAACTTTTAACCTTTTTTAATCGGAATTTGTAGTGAAAAACTGAACTGAGTAGAACTTTGAACCCGGATCATGCTTACTTTTTTGTATGTGATCCTTACAGTTGATACTGCTGatattctttcttttatcctGAGATGATGGTTGAATGGTGAATATGAAAGATTTATCTATCTGGATTGTGGTTTTATCTTCTTAATACTCttataactttatttatttttcctcttccagaaacCAGGATCAAAACAGGGCAATCTGAAAGATGCTTATTATGTTTTGGATTTTCTTGTAATTCTATGTGATGCTAAATAGCTGATGGTTTGTCCTATCTGAAAGGGTAGAGCAAATTTTGTAGCTTTTACCAAATTGTAGTAGAAAAGGAGTTGGATTCAATAAACAGTTTGATGATAGTAATGCTTACTTTGTTCCCATTATGAATATCATAGGTTCTTAGTGATCCTCAGAAGAGAGCTATCTATGACCAGTATGGGGAGGAGGGGCTTAAGGGACAGGTACCCCCTCCTGATGCCGGTGGACCTGGTGCAGGTGCTGGAACTACTTTCTTTTCGACCGGAGATTTCCCAGGAGGATCATTTCGGTTCAATCCCCGGAGTGCAGACGACATTTTTGCAGAATTCTTTGGGTTTTCAAGCCCGTTTGGTGGCTCCGGTGGGAGAGGAAGTGGCATGAGGTCGAGAGGATTTTCTAGTGGAATGTTTGGAGATGATATGTTTGGATCCTTTGGCGAAGGAGGAGGGGTGCATGTGAGCCATGGGGCGCCTCGCAAGGCGGCTACCATTGAGAACAAGTTGCCCTGTACCCTGGAGGAGATATACAGAGGGACCACCAAGAAGATGAAGATTTCTAGAGAAATTGTGGATGCTAGTGGGTGAGTAATAACATTTTCTATATGGTAGTAAATTAGAGCATGCATGCAatcattgaagaagaaattaactGCATTTTTGCATGTGTGCAGGAAAACCATGCCGGTAGAGGAGATATTGACCATCAACGTGAAGCCTGGTTGGAAGAAGGGCACGAAGATCACCTTCCCGGAGAAGGGAAACGAACAGGTGAACGTGACGCCAGCAGACCTCGTCTTCGTCATCGAAGAAAAGCCGCACGGCGTCTTCACTCGTGACGGAAACGATCTCATCGTGACGCACAAGATCACCCTCGTGGAAGCCTTGACCGGTTACACAGTGCGCCTCACCACACTGGATGGCAGAACCTTAAACATACCAATCAACACCGTGATTCATCCCAACTATGAGGAGCTTGTACCGAGAGAAGGCATGCCATTACCAAAGGATCCATCAAAGAAGGGCAACTTGAGAATAAGATTCAACATCAAGTTCCCAACCAGGCTCACTGATGAACAGAAATCAGGAATTAGGAAACTCTTGCCTGCATCAGCatcagaataaaaattaaaatatatattgatgACAGTCGTATACAAGctatttagagaaatattatacgtattatttttgtctttctttcaacatttttcatgttataaatataaatagatctctaaaaaatttttcttattttattacgTCTAGATTCTTGAAATTtacaaaaacaatatatatatatatatatatatatatatatatatatatatgtttttattttaatcaaattatttggacaaataaatctttaaagatatgaaaaaaaaagtatatatcttCTTTTTATAAAGTTTAGGaacattaatataataatttttttttagacaTGAAAACGTCTAATGCAATCTGTCAATTGTGTGAATTGAATTCGGTGGTTTGGTTGAGAAATTCAACTTTAATAGGATCAAATGGTATAAAAATTTTATGGAAAGGCGAGAAATGATTTGAGTACCCAACTCTCTGTACACTATGTTTAAGTATTAACACGTTATCATTCTCAGATTGACATGACCAAACTCACTCAAATAATACAAATCAAGTCTAGGAGATGATTTTGCTGTCCACGAATCTAATTTCTCCCAGCGATGCCATCATTTAACGAGAGGGGAGAACAAATTTCCTTGCACATTTTTGTATTCTACAAATTCTATCCCGAGTACCTACCCATTTACCTATTCCTACATTACTTgagcgcatatatatatatatatatattcagaaTTATCCTACAAACACTATGGTGTCACTTTATTCATGGCATGTTTCTTTAATCACTGGACTCTGATGAGGTTGAATCTGTTCCATTAGGATCCATGTTCTGGTCGGCATTTTCTCCGGCGTCAGTATCTGATTTGTGGCTTATATAATCTTCAACATCAACTTGTCCGTCTTCATCATCATTGTCATCAACGTCCTCATTTTCATCATCATCCACATTATGGTTGCTCCCCTCTACAAAGTTCTCAGATTTTCCACTAAATCCACCCTCATAtccatcattattatcatcaatTAGATATTCATACGCATCAACTGTTGACTGATAAATATCATTTTCATAGGCCAATTTTTCTGAGCTGCTAGCACTTCTAGCAGCAGCTTCCACTTCACTTCCATTCATCTTTTCATTGATAAAGATACCAGCTGTATACCCTGTGATATCATCTGGAGTGTCCTTCTCAACACCAGTGACACAGACCTTGACAGCCGGTTTCTGTCTACTTCGAACACTCCGACGAGCACGTACATTTTGTTCTGCATGCCTACATGATCTCCCTTTCCATCCAAGTAAATTTCCTATTCTCATGCTGCTAGAGGTCGTGCTTCTCTTTCTAGAATCATGTCTTGAACTAAGAACCCGTCCTTGTGATCTCCCACTCGCACAAGAATGGCTCCGGCCCTGTCGGGACCTTTGTCCTCTGCTGTAGCTTGCAAGGCCAGCACCAAGACCAACCATGTTTTCAACAGTATGCTTAACCTTATGCATGCTTTGTCCCTGCCGGGATCTTTGTCCCTGTTGGGACGTTTGTCCTCTTTCTTCAATTGCACTATCACGGCAAGATGATTTGGCAGAAGCATATTTTGTCGGAAGCTTCTGAAAGTGACAAGGACTGGCGTAAATTTTTCAACGAGAAAACATAATTTGATCAAAATTCTATTGATGGCATGCCAACCAACTCTAACTCAGAAACTCAAATATGGTTCCTATCGAATAAATATGTCTAAATTCATATAAAAGTTTACTATATTGAATCAGAAATACCCACCATAACAATTCcaattcttttatccttttcagACTCCATCTTCTGCTGAAAGGTGTAAGAGGTGCATGCATCGAGTTCCATGAGTCTCAGAGCCACCGCAGCTGTTGTGCACGGCACCCATGGAAGTATCCTTTCAGCACCTACAAAATCATTAGTTGGAGGACATCCAGAAGAACTTCTCGAACCCAGCAGCTCAGAGGTAGTTTCATAGTTTGAATCCAAATACTCCCTCTTTATAGCGCTTTCTAATACAGTTAATATCTGAAAGTGTAACACATTATTAACTGGTAAATAACAAGCTTAGAACAAAAGAATACATCACAGATACTCAAGTAGCTTCAGGCTATTAAAAAAGGAGGACAAACtgatttggattaaaaaaaaaaacccaaatctTAACACATTAGCAGAAATACTATACTTTGAGATGCTTAACTTACAAATAACTAGACATATACCCTTTTAGTTAGGTCAGAATAACTACACATATACAGATTACTATTTCAGAAGAAAGTGTTAACTTGTATACACCATAAAATTGCAATAGGGAAAATTTAAGAGATTATTGTCCACAATTTTACATTTAAGGCTATGTTATTTCCTCCGGGTACCAGTGTTCAAAACATGGCAAATCTATCAACCATAGTAATCACCTAGATTTCCTCCTGTAATCTTCGAAAAACATTTGGCAGCTACAAATTCAATTATTAACACTTAAACAGTCTTCAAAACCAACCATCAATTTAGCATTAGTTATACTTTTTGTAATGAGAAAGGAAGATCAAGGATTTATCATTGACAATATGATGACAACTATATGACAGGCCAGTATAAAAATGCTTAACAAGTAGCAAAACAAGTTGAAGTTCCAAAGCATGCTCTATCAAAGATATGTTGAAATATAACCTCCAGGAGGTCTTCAGTTGATGAGCAAGCATCCAGTTTTGTACACCATGATTTCCTATAACTGTTGGTCCAAATACCGTGAAAAGCTTCTTCGGGAACTGAAACCTACCACCATGGCTAAATATGATCAGTTGCAGACTTCCAGTGAACAAGAAacagaaacaaacaataaggaaACACATTATCTAAATGCTAAAAATCATTgccaaacaaaataaaagtagGTCATCACCTCAACAATTGACAATAAGACCTTCAGCAATCTCATTCTCAAAGGAAGATAAGATGAAACATGAAAATAATCAGTGTCAATCTTTGCCTTGCCGTGAGCATTGAGAGTTCTATTGCAGGAAGGGCATTTGATTCTATCAAAGAAATAAACATCATGACATGAATCACACACAGTCAACAGTTTGCTACGCCTCCTCTTCCCAAACTTCAAGGCACATAATATTGACGAATTTAGGCATTCATTTAGCATCCATTTCTCAAAGTCCTGATATCTCAGAAGAGCATCCCTGTTTTCAGCTTCATTTCTTCCAAGCTGAACTGCAAAAGATGTCGAGACCTCTGAAGCATCTGAATTATCGATGCACACAGATGTAGGATGGTGAATATCACTACAATAATTGTTCGTATCCACTTCAAAAGCTTCTGTCTTGAGCCTCTTGACAGTGTCCCCATTCTCCATTCTTGCATCACCATTATGGACATTCCTTCTAATAGATTCCTTGAACGCCATCTCAATACTTTGCAACATCATATGCAAGTGTGACTCCCTGATCCCACGTACATCCAACGAACCCAATAGGGAATCAAATCCCTGTAAGTAAATGGAATACATAAAAGAACCCAACTAGTTCATGACATGGATACAAAAAAATGCACATGCAACAGAAAGAATTAGTTCATGACATCAATGAGAATTAAACTTGATATCTAAATGCTCAAGAAATGAAGACATCAAACAACTTCCAATAAACAACAAACTTCATAACACTGAGGTGATCATTTCCACAAGCAAAACATCAGTAACAGACATCTCTTGGATAAAATACATCAGGCTAGACAGGGTGTGACGACTTAAACAATGAAAAATGCCGCCATATGGCACACAATGCTCACATGGAAATCATATAATGGACATCAATCTCACAGAAGCAATACCTTTTCAGAATCAATCAATTTCCAACAACCATCATGCAACTCCACAAAAATCCTGCCACAACCAGGATCATTTGGAGAAGCAGATGCAATGAACTGCCAGTATCGGTTATGTCTGCGATCCAAGCCAAGAGGCAATGTCCTATACATGTAGGTTTGTTCTGCCAAGTAACCAATGTAAGATTTTATATTTGACCTTGATTTTTCAGGAGCAAATCCAAATTGTTGAAGAGAATAATTATCTTGGTTAGCAGAACTTTGATGGAGCTGGTGGCTAACTTCTAATGAGGAACTCTCAATATGATTTGGATTTTCCAGTAGTTCGTTGATCTGATTGCACCGGCCAAGAGGGGTTAATAAAGCCTCGTCATTCTTGTTATCAACAGAAAGGAATGGCTTCTGTTTGTCCTCAAGTGATGGAAATGCACTATTTGATTCACTCCTGTTGCTGAAATTAGATACAGGATGCATCTTAACAAAGTAGTCCTCTTTGATACGACGTTTACCCAGCTGTGCTTCTGCCCACATCTGCTTCTTTAAAGCATTTGCAGCTTCTAGACGATCCtgaaatatctgctcatcagaaaACCATATATTTTTAAGGCAACCCACAACAATAGAAAATGATTTTAAAATGAGGAATACCTCAAGTGTAACACGAATTAAGTTCCCTTCAATTGCCACATTAACCAAAGCAACGAGAGCATTAAGACGCTCCTCAACACTGAGGTCAGAGTACTCTCCTTCCATCAACCCCTGTACCCACGACTCATCTGGAATGCTTTCATCAATATCCATACCTTCAAGATTAGGATTAGACACATCATTGCTGCAAACAGCAATATCACAAGAGGCACTAATCCCTTTGTGCATATCAATGCCTTCAGAAACAATTGACAGTATATCCTCATCCAGTTTCTCATGGTCATAGcaaccaagtgtttgagaaaccTTACCAGTGTCCTTTCTAATTCTCATTACGGTTTCTGAATTAAATTCTACAGAACTGAAACCCccattttttatattagtttcaGCTCCTAAATCATCAGTTTCAATATCTTCTGCTACATCACTTTCAGAATCATCTTCTCTTCCCCCCTCTTCTGCTTCACCAGCATCCATATATCCACTTTTGAATATCCTGATTCTTTCCCTGGCAGCTGAAAAAATTGCTTCAGCATCAGACAGATCCTTTCGATATGCAGGACGTACACAATACGTCAAAGGAGCTATCCTTTCAAATAGCTTTGTGTCTCTAGACAATGCAGCAGATATAGAAGCCTCTGGAGTTTTGCTTGTTGTAAGATCACGGAGCCCAGATTTCTAAAGAAAGAACATAGGAATGCCTGAATAATTCAGTTTCAAGAAGAAGACATCCAggaaaacataaaaagaaaataaaaaataaaataaattgcacAAAACACCTGAATTTTCTCTGCAACTTCCAATATATTGAGGCCATTGCTCCCTTCAACAGAAAGGACGTGAAATGCAGCAAATTTAACAGTTCCAGGAGTCAAGCGATGTCTTGATCTACTTGGCTTAGATAATCCCTTCTCTTGCATGATAGCAACTGCATTTTTTACTGCAGCTCCACTGCGTAGATGAGAGATTATGTCTTTACAATCATGACCCTGCACTTGCAACccgaagaaaataaagaaaaataccagTTTTTAAGAAATGCTTAGAATGTTTTTTGTTCCTAATATGTAATTTTTGGGTTAAATTACTCTGACAGTCCTATAGTTTAACCAAATTTGAAACTAAATCCCTATAATTTAAAAGCTTTTAATTGGGTTCTTATACTGTTTtgaattttgtaattaggtcatTGCTGCGCAAAAAATGATAAGAGTTAGCAGAatattcctctccaaattgaggCCTTTTTCCAGTATAACACTTTTTAAAACCTTTTACCAAAACGTGACCCTTTTCAAACTAGTGCCCTCGTATTTTTTTGGCACACTGACTCAGAGACGGCCAATCCAAATCTGTATTCCATGTAGAAAGCACCAATCACGAAAGCGCCTCCTATGCAAAAACGCTAAGTGTTTAGCACATTCCGCTATGGATATGCTGAAAGTAAAGGCGCATTCAAGTTGGAAACGCGAGACGAACAAGCACCTCGtggaataataatttttttatacataattaataattaaaaataagtaaattaataaattaatgttGATAAAAGTAGTGttacatttaaatatatttatcaatTTAACTAAGTTtaatatcataaataaatattgataaaaaatacaaaaaaaaaaactataatacaATATAACGAAATATATATTCTTAGTTAAAGAAAATTGTTACAATAAAATATAGTATTCCAAttaattatatgatattttttaatatactcatgataaaaaaaatattagataattgATCAgagtattattttataataaaaaaaattctaagatTATGTATTTCACCATTAGGTCTTTTAAAACCTTTTTGTTTTACATTTATTCATAACTTATTTATGGGAGTACTGTATTCcgtgattaaattttttttacccaAATATTTcgttaaattatattttagattAGCTGTGATTAATACTCATACCCATTGTAGCTTCATGTTGCATTTGATTCAATGACAAACAATTAGAAGCTTAGTTCACACGGTGTCAGtcaatcaatatttttttaattccttGTGGAACAAGTTTTAACTTTACGTATTAATGCTACAATGGGGAAGAAAAATGTGGACAATAAAAGGAAAGTTCCAATTAAAGATGAGCCGGCATGGATAAATATACATGATTAGACTTTAGTATAATAAGATTTTGACAATATGATGCTATGCACTGATGCTACACCTGCAGTACATAGCCGGTCCAAAGTTCGGATAAACGAGGAGGATTGTGTTAAGTTTTCGACAGCCAACATAAAAATTTAGTCGAATCTTCATGACATGGattaaagacattattgcgctaaaccTAGGTCGTTGCCCGAAAGCAACGCGCTGTATGACCCACGTACAATGTCAAATGAGCAAGAGCTACTGCATCGGTGCTCGGATGTAATGTTAAATGAGCAAGAGTTCCCACGTTTTTGTGAACGggcgagggtaaataagctagttcacaaaggaaaaAGTAAAGGTCagagcgacagaaggttgagattttggacatggaacataggcactctaacaggaaaattCATGAAGGTGATGGATACCATGACAAAGAGGAAGATTAACATCATGTGCCTATAAGAAACAAAATGGATCAGTGCAAAGACTAGGGACTTGGATACCTCCggattcaaactttggtatacaggaaaaaTGAATAATAGGAATGAGGTAGATATTATCGTGGATAAGCAATGAAAGAAGGACATAGTGaatgtcaagagggtgggtgatcagatcatctctatcaaacttgtggtgaaTGGGAGTACTTTTTAtatgattagcgcctatgcaccgcaagtgcgTTTGGACgagcaacacaagataaggttttgggaggatctagaaaGTTTGATCCAAGAAATACCTTCGagagataaaatttttttaggaGATTTAAATGGTCATGTTGGAAGAGAAGTGACTGTGACTGGATATGGAAATATTCACGGAAGCCATGGTTTTGAGGTGGTCAATACGGAGAATAAAACTATTTtagacttttcctcaacctttgaccttctcatcacaaatacatgttttaaaaagagagacggaCATCTTATAACTTATAGGAggggcatgacaagctctcaattCGACTTCTTTTTGTGGAGGAGAATTGACCggaattttgcattaattgtaaaattattcttggagagagtttaacaacacaacataggatgctcgtcatgaattttcgcgttgagcaaaagttgaagaaaagacgACCTACGAAGAATCCAaagacgaggtggtggcggatgaaagatGAGGaataaagaagcttcctaagacggatAGGAAAAGAGGCAAAATGAGAAAAGGATAGAAGCgcagagatgtggagggagatgacagaagttattagaagaacagtaaaaacaAGTTTTGGTGAATTTAGAgagataggaccaagagacaaggaatCCTGGTGGTGGAATACGAGTGTATAAGAAAAGATCAGGCAAAAAAGGTGTGCTTTAAATAGTTGACTTTGTGCCGTAATATagataattggaaaaaatataaggaGGCTA
Coding sequences:
- the LOC112737717 gene encoding homeobox-DDT domain protein RLT2 isoform X3, giving the protein MEGGGSEEEKRKEKPAEVENKIKRRMKTAFQLEVLEKTYVGEAYPSEAVRAELSAKLGLSDRQLQMWFCHRRLKDRKSAPTAKKPRNDHPPVAPDSVPEGEGLEQMAVADAMHDCGLASGLKPFGYSDPRRVVPNPSISFTGRGAGLPTMENNSYYEPHQAIEVLRAITFVERQLGQPLREDGPILGMEFDSLPPGAFGAPIEEVTLGQHRHSGSPFEAKIYDQRNKGIPRTLHEYQFIPEQLTVRNETFDRVAPTIHYSSPDGISHSRTLLPSQKSLLGGNESTPYGYGVQDQMPALNHLSQHVRQNHVLPSASGQIEGIPRKNTFVDVTVVTHSGVHPITLTDTALVPSDNTVIHEEEPSRLQRKRMNEEARIRRELEAHEKRVRKEIEKQDILRRKREEQIKKEMERNNRERRKEEERLLRERQREEERYQREQRRDLERREKLLQKESIRAEKLKQKEELRREKEAARIKAAYERALARRMTRESMGLIEDERLELMELATLKKRLPSILALDYETMQNLELYRGSHCWNLFSDGQTPFPPESVQLKKPFSIQPWSDSEEKTGNLLMVWRFLNTFADVLGIWSFTLDELIQAFHDYDPRLLGEIHIALLRSIMKDIEDVARTPSTGLGGNQNNVANYGGGHPQVAEGFALSAGFGPKLQRHSESVHPCDNNEGHDCKDIISHLRSGAAVKNAVAIMQEKGLSKPSRSRHRLTPGTVKFAAFHVLSVEGSNGLNILEVAEKIQKSGLRDLTTSKTPEASISAALSRDTKLFERIAPLTYCVRPAYRKDLSDAEAIFSAARERIRIFKSGYMDAGEAEEGGREDDSESDVAEDIETDDLGAETNIKNGGFSSVEFNSETVMRIRKDTGKVSQTLGCYDHEKLDEDILSIVSEGIDMHKGISASCDIAVCSNDVSNPNLEGMDIDESIPDESWVQGLMEGEYSDLSVEERLNALVALVNVAIEGNLIRVTLEDRLEAANALKKQMWAEAQLGKRRIKEDYFVKMHPVSNFSNRSESNSAFPSLEDKQKPFLSVDNKNDEALLTPLGRCNQINELLENPNHIESSSLEVSHQLHQSSANQDNYSLQQFGFAPEKSRSNIKSYIGYLAEQTYMYRTLPLGLDRRHNRYWQFIASASPNDPGCGRIFVELHDGCWKLIDSEKGFDSLLGSLDVRGIRESHLHMMLQSIEMAFKESIRRNVHNGDARMENGDTVKRLKTEAFEVDTNNYCSDIHHPTSVCIDNSDASEVSTSFAVQLGRNEAENRDALLRYQDFEKWMLNECLNSSILCALKFGKRRRSKLLTVCDSCHDVYFFDRIKCPSCNRTLNAHGKAKIDTDYFHVSSYLPLRMRLLKVLLSIVEVSVPEEAFHGIWTNSYRKSWCTKLDACSSTEDLLEILTVLESAIKREYLDSNYETTSELLGSRSSSGCPPTNDFVGAERILPWVPCTTAAVALRLMELDACTSYTFQQKMESEKDKRIGIVMKLPTKYASAKSSCRDSAIEERGQTSQQGQRSRQGQSMHKVKHTVENMVGLGAGLASYSRGQRSRQGRSHSCASGRSQGRVLSSRHDSRKRSTTSSSMRIGNLLGWKGRSCRHAEQNVRARRSVRSRQKPAVKVCVTGVEKDTPDDITGYTAGIFINEKMNGSEVEAAARSASSSEKLAYENDIYQSTVDAYEYLIDDNNDGYEGGFSGKSENFVEGSNHNVDDDENEDVDDNDDEDGQVDVEDYISHKSDTDAGENADQNMDPNGTDSTSSESSD